In one Diabrotica virgifera virgifera chromosome 5, PGI_DIABVI_V3a genomic region, the following are encoded:
- the LOC114335064 gene encoding uncharacterized protein LOC114335064 has product MALKESSYLDQLRISSPEAADRYLDKIKQLNCDPYALSEVDFDYGLTYVPPIASMDILTYIVFTHSFYTHEQMRAYKSLAAYKYFKSGFVEKVGFKVINDLVLLIGKVQHSMRARETKLRVWIIAETGGSICTAHCTCMAGLGEVCSHVTAVLYAAEHAAYLKQQKNEKNVACTDVKSTWPVPTQSGTHPIEAASLDWGKVIEEKNYKEIPPMDDSEMLDLLQELQNSNCDAVLMRHVEPFASQLSDENNEKVSIPVLFNVYHKKYEKMPLDDLIQLGMKCKMEVTQNIRREIEDKTQDQRKCAEWYRQRTGRVTASIFKDVCRTNVEKPSLSLIKSICYPRKISTRAIRWGINHEQLAIDAYKKETSRNHRDFIVNTIGLVVCMKWPQLGASPDGFVYCDCCAAGTLEVKCPFSLRENGNLQEYASRKDSCLECDKTGTVKMNKKHKYYYQVQAQIFICKLNYCDFV; this is encoded by the exons ATGGCTTTAAAAGAAAGTTCGTATTTGGACCAACTAAGAATAAGCTCTCCTGAAGCCGCAGATAGATATTTGGACAAAATCAAACAACTTAACTGTGATCCATATGCTCTAAGTGAAGTCGATTTTGATTATGGACTTACCTATGTGCCACCAATAGCTTCCATGGACATTCTGACCTATATTGTTTTTACTCACAGCTTTTATACCCATGAACAAATGAGAGCTTATAAAAGTTTAGCAGCTTACAAATATTTCAAGTCTGGCTTTGTAGAAAAAGtgggttttaaagttattaatgaTCTGGTGCTTTTAATAGGCAAG gtgCAGCATTCAATGAGAGCTAGAGAAACCAAATTAAGAGTTTGGATTATCGCTGAAACAGGTGGTAGTATTTGTACTGCGCATTGTACTTGCATGGCAGGTCTTGGGGAAGTATGTAGCCATGTTACAGCAGTTTTGTACGCTGCAGAGCATGCAGCATATTTGAAGCAgcagaaaaatgaaaagaatgtAGCGTGTACAGATGTCAAATCAACTTGGCCAGTTCCAACGCAAAGTGGTACACATCCAATAGAAGCTGCTTCACTAGACTGGGGGAAAGtgatagaagaaaaaaattataaggaAATTCCTCCAATGGATGATAGCGAAATGTTGGACTTGCTGCAAGAATTgcaaaattccaattgtgacgCTGTTTTGATGAGGCATGTAGAGCCATTTGCGTCACAACTGTcagatgaaaataatgaaaaagttagtaTACCAGTCCTTTTTAATGTGTaccataaaaaatatgaaaaaatgccTCTAGATGATCTCATTCAACTAGGTATGAAATGTAAAATGGAGGTAACCCAGAATATACGAAGAGAAATAGAAGATAAGACACAGGACCAAAGGAAATGTGCAGAGTGGTATAGACAAAGGACTGGTAGAGTAACAGCTTCAATTTTTAAAGATGTCTGTAGAACCAATGTGGAGAAACCATCCCTATCTTTGATCAAATCAATATGTTACCCTCGCAAAATTTCTACAAGGGCAATAAGATGGGGGATAAATCACGAACAGCTGGCAATTGATGCTTATAAAAAAGAAACTAGCAGGAATCATAGAGACTTTATAGTGAATACAATTGGCTTGGTAGTGTGCATGAAATGGCCTCAGTTAGGTGCCTCACCTGATGGATTTGTGTATTGTGACTGTTGTGCTGCGGGTACCTTAGAAGTAAAGTGTCCATTTTCTCTTCGAGAAAATGGAAATTTACAGGAGTATGCAAGTCGAAAGGACTCCTGTCTTGAATGTGATAAAACTGGTAcagtaaaaatgaataaaaaacataagTACTATTACCAGGTGCAAGcacaaatatttatttgtaaactTAATTATTGTGACTTTGTCTAG
- the LOC126884392 gene encoding uncharacterized protein LOC126884392 → MPLTCIVVNCGSRSKRDKVSFFAIPKPLKFKHAIHLNELTVKRRKKWIRAIRRADLTESKLKYQKVCSKHFIQGQPAKLEDVNDPDWIPTQNMGYSRGPVKRKQDLERLERVKKRSSTKVSQEDNDTFIENENNTVSESNTTAMYEDSTGTETQTELTSDDIEQMAQQLKFANKKIDELTRRINKTILSFESLETDNPKCLYYTGLNFSVLKSVFDRIKPFIPSSSVTVLDPSQQYLLTLMKMRLNLDFKYLAYQFGISQSTCSTYFNTIISIMYQRFKNSIKWPDREIIKKNMPSCFREVFHDKTTIIIDCFEVFIQKPASYLTQQQTWSNYKHHNTVKFLIGITPQGCISYISKAWGGRTSDKQIVELSGFLDKIEPQDIVIADRGFLIKEFLDVLQAKLVIPAFTKGKKQLLPLELEETRNIAQVRIHVERVIGSIKNKFNIFSEPLPISMLTHVTDGINIVDKIIFIACVLINLCPPIVPI, encoded by the exons ATGCCACTAACATGTAttgtagtgaactgtggaagcaGGTCGAAAAGGGATAAAGTATCTTTTTTTGCTATTCCCAAACCACTGAAGTTTAAACATGCTATCCACTTGAATGAATTAACTGTTAAACGCAGAAAAAAATGGATAAGGGCCATACGAAGAGCAGACCTGACAGaatcaaaattaaaatatcaaaaagtgTGTTCCAAACATTTTATTCAAG gACAACCTGCAAAACTTGAAGATGTAAATGATCCTGATTGGATACCAACCCAAAATATGGGTTACTCTAGGGGACCTGTAAAACGAAAGCAGGACCTTGAAAGACTGGAAAGAGTAAAGAAAAGATCTTCCACAAAGGTTTCACAAGAGGACAATGATACATTTATTGAG aatgaaaacaatacagTAAGTGAAAGTAACACTACAGCAATGTATGAAGACAGTACTGGAACCGAAACTCAAACTGAGTTAACCTCAGATGATATTGAACAGATGGCTCAACAATTAAAATttgcaaataaaaaaattgacgagTTGACTCGCAGAATTAATAAGACCATTTTAAGTTTCGAGTCACTAGAAACGGACAATCCGAAATGTTTATATTATACCGGtttaaatttttctgttttgAAGTCAGTATTTGACAGAATTAAACCATTTATTCCATCATCCTCAGTAACTGTTTTAGATCCCTCTCAACAATATTTGTTGACATTGATGAAAATGAGACTTAATCTAGATTTTAAATATTTGGCCTACCAATTTGGCATTTCTCAATCAACATGTTCCACCTATTTTAATACCATCATCTCAATAATGTATCAAAGATTTAAAAATAGCATAAAATGGCCAGATcgggaaattattaaaaaaaacatgccTTCTTGCTTTAGAGAAGTCTTTCATGATAAGACCACAATTATCATTGATTGCTTTGAGGTGTTTATCCAAAAACCAGCTAGTTATTTAACCCAGCAGCAAACATGGTCAAACTATAAACATCATAACACAGTTAAATTCCTTATTGGAATTACTCCCCAAGGCTGTATTTCATATATCAGTAAAGCATGGGGAGGAAGAACATCAGATAAACAAATAGTAGAGCTCTCTGgttttttggataaaatagaaCCCCAAGATATTGTGATAGCAGATCgaggttttttaataaaagaatttttaGATGTGTTACAAGCAAAGCTAGTAATTCCAGCTTTTACCAAGGGGAAAAAACAATTGCTTCCACTAGAGCTggaagaaactagaaacattgcACAGGTTAGAATCCACGTAGAAAGAGTTATTGgctccattaaaaataaatttaatattttttcagagCCACTTCCGATTTCTATGTTAACCCATGTTACTGATGGTATAAATATAGTTGATAAGATAATTTTTATAGCATgtgttttgattaatttatgcCCTCCTATTGTtccaatttaa